In the Nicotiana tabacum cultivar K326 chromosome 16, ASM71507v2, whole genome shotgun sequence genome, one interval contains:
- the LOC107802433 gene encoding O-fucosyltransferase 31, which produces MNYVRQSPTSRRMAWPLQMGGLLMLLLPNLFPSLFSPLGRSYPSLFSEWNAPKSMHVHLLNRALQQQTSNAQEADLWSPLRNQGWESCADNQDTQSLHRKSQVYIQVFLDGGLNQQRMGICDAVAVAKILNATLVIPYLEVNPVWQDSSSFAEIFDVDHFINILSGDVSVVKELPSEYSWSTREYYATGIRATRIKTASVHASATWYLENVLPVMQSYGIVAIAPFSHRLAFDNLPSYIQHLRCKVNFNALVFVPHVRTLGDTLVSRLRSPPSMNKASSATHFHVRENDRAGAGKYVVLHLRFDKDMAAHSACDFGGGKAEKLALAKYRQVLWQGRVLNSQFTDEELRGQGRCPLTPEEIGLLLTALGFNNSTRLYLASHKVYGGEARISALHQLFPFMEDKKSLAASHELSEVEGKASLLAALDYYVSMQSDIFISASPGNMHNALLGHRAYKNLKTIRPNMTLLGKLFLNKTMEWSEFQRAVQQGHKNRQGQMRLRKEKQSIYTYPAPDCMCKA; this is translated from the exons ATGAATTACGTCCGGCAGAGTCCGACGAGTCGGAGAATGGCATGGCCGCTGCAAATGGGTGGACTTTTGATGCTTCTTTTACCAAATCTGTTTCCCAGTCTCTTCTCTCCTCTTGGCCGCTCTTACCCTTCTCTTTTCTCT GAATGGAATGCTCCTAAGTCTATGCACGTGCATTTACTAAACAGGGCTTTGCAACAACAGACA TCTAATGCTCAAGAAGCAGACCTCTGGTCGCCCTTGCGTAATCAGGGATGGGAATCCTGCGCTGATAATCAAGACACTCAAT CATTGCATAGAAAGTCTCAGGTGTACATACAGGTGTTTTTGGATGGAGGATTGAACCAACAGAGAATGGGG ATCTGTGATGCAGTAGCTGTTGCTAAAATTTTAAATGCGACTCTTGTAATTCCGTATCTTGAAGTAAATCCAGTTTGGCAGGACTCAAG TTCCTTTGCAGAAATTTTTGATGTTGATCACTTTATCAATATCTTGAGTGGTGACGTCTCTGTAGTTAAAGAGCTTCCCAGTGAGTACTCCTGGAGTACCAGAGAATACTATGCAACAGGCATACGAGCTACTAGAATTAAGACAGCGTCTGTACATGCTTCTGCTACATGGTACCTGGAGAATGTTCTGCCTGTAATGCAGAG CTATGGGATTGTAGCTATTGCTCCATTCTCTCACCGTTTGGCTTTTGACAACCTACCTTCATACATCCAGCATCTGCGTTGTAAGGTCAACTTTAACGCGCTAGTTTTTGTTCCCCATGTCAGAACGTTAGGCGACACACTCGTCAGTCGTCTGCGTAGCCCTCCTAGTATGAATAAAGCATCAAGTGCTACACACTTCCACGTTAGGGAAAATGACAGAGCAGGAGCTGGAAAGTATGTTGTATTGCATCTTCGCTTTGATAAA GATATGGCTGCTCACTCAGCTTGTGACTTTGGTGGCGGCAAAGCTGAGAAACTTGCTCTTGCAAAATATCGCCAAGTACTTTGGCAAGGGAGAGTTCTTAACTCCCAGTTCACAGATGAGGAGTTAAGAGGCCAAGGGCGTTGTCCATTAACTCCTGAAGAGATAGGACTCCTTTTGACAGCCTTGGGATTTAACAACAGCACACGGCTATATCTTGCTTCCCACAAG GTTTACGGTGGAGAAGCAAGGATATCGGCTCTTCACCAGTTGTTCCCATTTATGGAGGACAAGAAAAGCCTTGCTGCTTCTCATGAATTATCCGAAGTGGAAGGAAAAGCTTCTTTATTAGCTGCTCTGGATTATTATGTGAGCATGCAGAGCGATATATTCATTTCTGCTTCTCCCGGCAACATGCACAATGCACTG TTGGGGCATCGAGCATACAAGAATCTTAAGACTATTAGACCAAACATGACATTGTTAGGCAAGCTATTTCTGAACAAGACTATGGAGTGGTCCGAATTCCAGCgcgcagtacagcagggtcacaAGAATAGACAAGGGCAAATGCGGCTACGCAAGGAAAAACAGTCAATTTATACTTACCCCGCTCCTGATTGCATGTGTAAAGCTTAA